One Streptomyces umbrinus genomic window, GTAGAGCATCTGGCCCGTGTTGTTCGTGACGGCCTCGCCGCCGATCTGGATCGGGCCGGCGAGCGCCATCGCCTCCTCCTCGGTGATGTCCCCCCGGCCCACCGCCGCGCCCAGCAGCGAGGTCACGTCCTCGCCGGTCGCGCCGCGGCGCTCGGCGATCAGCTTGGCGAAGTACGCCTCCATGTCCCGCTTGGCCTGCTCGCTGACCTTCGCCCCCTGGGAGGAGGAGAGGATCGCCTGCGTCCACGTGTGGAGCGTGTGCCGGTCGGTGGCCGGGACGCCCATGAGCTCGCAGATGACGGTGATAGGGAACGGGGCCAGGACACGGTCGATGAGGTCGGCGGGCGGTCCGTCCCGCAGCATCTCGTCCACCATCCCCTCAAGCGTCTTCTGGGCGCCGTCGCGCAGCCGCTCGATGCCGCGGGTCGTGAACGCGGCGTTCACCGCCCTGCGCAGCCTGCCGTGGTCGGGCTTGTCGACGAAGTTCATCGCGCTCGCCTGCGGGATGAAGTGCGGTGCGAGCCGGGTGACTTCGCGGCCGATCACCTCCGCGCGGCTGAACCGCGGGTCGTTCGTGACCAGCCGTACGTCCTCGTAGCGCGTGACCAGCCAGGCCCAGCCCTCGCCGTTGGGCAGCTGGATCCGGTTGATGGGCCCCTCGCGCATCAGCTCGGACAGGACGGGGTCGAAGTCGACCCCCGTGAGGTCCAGGGCCGGCCAGTGCCGTACCGGGGGTGTCGCCGTCGTCTCTTCGCTCATGGTCATGTCATGCCGTTTCTTCGTCTGAACGATGCCAGCGGCCCAGCGCCATCTCGGCCGTGATCCCCGGCCCGAAGCCGGCGAGCAGTCCGCGTGCCTGGTGGTGGGAGCCGCCCTCGTCGAACAGCCGGCGCAGTGCGTCCAGGACGACGGCGCTGGCGATGTTCCCGTACTCGGTGAGCGTCGCCCGGCTGAACCGGAAGGCCTCCGGTGCCACTTGGAGGAACGTGCTGAGGTCGTCGAGGATCCGCGGACCGCCGGCGTGGATGATGTAGAAGTCCAGGTCGGAGGCGTCCCAGCCGTGCAGGCCCGCCAGGTCCTTCAGAGCGGGGGCGAGCGGTTCCATCGTGGTCGGCACCCGCTTGTCCAGCAGGAAGTGGAAGCCGGTGGCCCGGACGTCGTACATGATCCAGTCCTCGGTCTTGGGGATCAGGTACGAGCCGTTGCGCTCCAGGCGGATGCCCTCGCCGCCGCGTCCGCGGACGACGGCCGCGGCTATCCCGTCCCCGAAGAGGCCGTTGCACAGCAGCGAGCCGACGCCCAGGTCGGTCGGCTGGTAGCACAGCGAGCAGAACTCGCAGGCCACGATGAGGGCGTTGGCCTCGGGATAGGCCGTGCAGAAGTCGTGCGCCCGGTTGATCGCCGCGCCCCCGGCGGCACAACCGAGCTGCGCTATCGGCAGCTGGCGCGTGTCGCTGGAGAACTCCATCGAGTTGATCAGCCAGGCCGTGAGCGAGGGCATCATGAAGCCCGTGCACGAGACGTAGATGATCACGTCTATGTCGGCGGCCAGGACTCCCGCCTCTTCGAGCGCCCGCTGCACGACAGCCGGCACGCGGGCCTTCGCCTCGGCCTCGTAGGCCTTGTTGCGCTCCTCGAAGCCCGGGTGCTTCAGGGTTTCCTCGATGGGCCGCACGATGTGCCGGGTGCGTACGCCGGTGTTCTCGATCAACCGGAGCGCGAGCGGCAGCTGGGGGTGATCGGGGTGACGGGAGCGCGCCAGCTCCAGCGTCTCCTCCATCGTGATCACGTATTCCGGAACGGAGACCGCGGGTCTGCACAAAGTCGCCATGTGCCTGCGCCTTCTCTCGCCCGCCGGGAACTCCCTCTCCTCGGCGGAAGGGTGGTTCCACCACGATCACCCGGCGCGGCGGGGATATCGCGCCGGGTTACTCCAGATCGGGGACCCGGGGCCGGCGTGGCACCCTGGTCGCAGGGTCAGCGAGTCAGCCGAACCGAAGGAGTACGCGATGACGCGGACGGCCAGGGAACTGCTGGAGAGCACCACCGGAAAGCTCGCCCCCGACCCCCACGCCAACCGGCTCCTCCCGCTGATCGCCCGGGGAGCGGCCCGCCGCGACACGCTCGCGGCCCTCGCCCTCGAACAGCGCCATGTCATCGCCGCGGACCGCCGCGCCTTCCTCCACCTGGCCGAACGGTCGGCCGCGGCGGGGACGACCGCGGGTCCCGAGTGCGCGGCCTTCTTCGGCATGCTCGCGGAGGGCGAGACATTGGCCCAGGACCGGCTCGGGGCGTACGCGGCGGCCTGCGGCGTGGACACGGCACGGGAGGCGGCGTACGAGCCCCTCGCCGACTGCCAGGCCTATCCCGCGTACGTCGCCTGGCTGGCCCTCAACGGCTCACCGGCCGAGGTGGTCCTCGCCCTCAGCGCCAACTTCGCGGCCTGGGGCGGCTATTGCGCCACGATCGCCGAGTCCCTGCGCCGCCACTACGGCTTCGACGACGAGCCCTGCGGCTTCTTCGACTTCTTCGCCGAGCCCGCACCCGAGCTGGAGCAGAGGGCCCTGGCAGCTGTGCAGGGAGGCCTCGACGCCGGGGGGCTGAACGAGAGCGACGTCCACCATTACGGCCGCCTGCTACAGACCTACGAGACGAAGTTCTGGCACGCACTGTGGGAACTGGACCAGCGGATCGCCCCGTAAGGGGCGCGGGGCTGTATCAATTTGCGGCTCCGCCGCGTGGGCGCGACCAGCCACAACGAACCCGCAGCGTTCAGACGACCTCAGAAACGACACCCCTAGCCGGACGCACTCCCACTGCTGTGCGCGATGCACGCCACATCAATCCGGTCGGCAAGCTTCGCAAGCTCAATGGTGAGCGCGGCGACGGTGTCCTCGTCGAGCCCATCCTGTCCCGCCTCCACCAGATGCAGCCACCGACCACCCATCGTTCGCAGGAGCTTGCTCACGTCGGCCGCGGAAACCTGCAAGGTACCGCGGTCGTCGACGATCAGAGGCAGGGTCACTTCGCGGTTCACAGAGGGGATCGTAGCTCCGGAACGCTCACGCTCCGTGCCATACGGTGGTGATGTTGCAGAACTCTCGGATTCCGTGTCCCGACAGCTCACGCCCGTAACCGGACCGCTTCACCCCGCCGAACGGGAACGACGGGTGGGACGCCGTCATCCCGTTGACGTACACGCCGCCCGCCTCCAGATCACGTACGAAACGGTCGATCTCGGTCTCGTCGCGGGTCCAGACGTTGGAACTCAACCCGAACGGCGTGTCGTTGGCGATCGCCAGGGCCTCGTCGAGATCGGCGGCGCGGTAGAGCGTCGCCACCGGTCCGAAGGCCTCCTCCAGGTGGATGCGCATCTCAGGGGTGATGTCGGCGAGGACGGTCGGCGGGTAGTACCAGCCGGACCCGTCGGGGCGCTCGCCGCCGCACAGGACGGTCGCGCCGCTCTCGACGGCGTCGTCGACGAGCTCCTCCAGGTCGCCGCGACCCTGTTCGGTGGAGAGCGGGCCGACGTCCGTGGTCTCGTCCAGGGGGTCGCCCACCGTCAGGGCCTTCATGCCCGCCGTGAAGCGCTCGGCGAAGGCGTCGAAGACGTCCGTGTGCACGATGAAACGCTTGGCGGCGATGCACGACTGCCCGTTGTTCTGAACCCGGGCCGTCACGGCGATCTGAGCCGCCCGTTCGACGTCCGCCGACGGCATCACCACGTACGGGTCGCTGCCGCCGAGCTCCAGGACCGTCTTCTTGACCTCGTCCCCGGCGACCGACGCGACCGCGCGGCCCGCCGGTTCGCTGCCGGTCAGGGTGGCCGCCTTGATCCGCGGGTCGCGCAGGACGTCCTCGACCGCGCCCGAGCCGATGAGGAGGGTCTGGAAACAGCCCTCCGGGTAGCCCGCCCGGCGGAACAGGTCCTCCAGGTAGAGGGCGGTCTGCGGGACGTTCGAGGCGTGCTTGAGCAGGCCGACGTTGCCCGCCATCAGCGCGGGCGCGGCGAAGCGGATCACCTGCCAGAGCGGGAAGTTCCACGGCATGACCGCCAGGACCGGGCCGAGCGGGCGGTAGCGCACGAGGACGCGGGAGGCGCCGGAGTCCTGCGCGTCGGCCGGGTCGCCCTCCTCGTCGGCAAGGAGCTTCTCGGCGTGATCGGCGTACCAGCGCATCGCCTTCGCGCACTTGGCGGCCTCCGCGCGGGCCTGCTTGACCGGCTTGCCCATCTCCGTCGTCATCACGCGGGCGATGTCCTGCGCGTCCTCGTCGAGCAGGTCGGCGGCGCGGTGCATCAGCGTTGAGCGCTCCGCGAGCGAGGTTGTGCGGTGGGTGTGGAAGGCGGCCTCGGCTGTCGCGAGCCGGTGTTCGATCTCCTCGGGGCCCAAGGCGTCGTAGGTCTTGAGCGTCTCGCCGGTTGCCGGGTTCACGGTGGCGATGGGCATGGCTGTGACCTCCTGATGCAGGGTGTGCCTTCGACCCTCTCGCTGGGTGGGAGGTGCCGCAACGTGTGGTACTCAAAGCGCGGGCCGTATCTGGCTGGTCGCGCAGTTCCCCGCGCCCCCAAAGGGCGCGTTCCACTGCACGCGTGCCCTTGGAGCTAGCCCGTATGCCCTTCGAGGCGGTCCAGGAATGTTGTCTGGGCCTTGACTAGGAGGGGGCGTGCTCGGGCCGGGCTCAGCCATTCCACTCTGTCCAGTTCGGGGAACTCCTGGACCCGGCCCGAGCCCGGCGGCCATTCCATCGTGAATGTGCCGGGGATCATCGTTTTCACGTCCAGGTCCGCCTCGATGGCCCAGACCGTGACGACCTTGCGGTTGGTCTGGGTGACCTCGCCGAGGGGGATGGGGTCGCCGTCGGGAGGCGGGAGCCCCAGTTCCTCCTGGAACTCTCGGCGTGCCGCGTCCCAGGCCGGTTCGTCGGGCTCGTACTCGCCCTTCGGTACGGTCCAGGCTCCGGCGTCGCGACGGGAGAAGAACGGGCCGCCCATGTGGCCCAGGAGTACCTCGACGCCGTGGTCGGTGCGGCGGAACAGGAGCAGGCCCGCGCTGCGTTTCGCGGTGGCGGTCACGGGGTGACCTCCGGGTGCGTGGCGAGCAGGGTTTCCACGGTGTCGGCCTGTGCCGGGGTCTTGTCCTCGCGGTAGCGCACGACCCGGGCGAAGCGGAGGGTCACGCCCGCCGGGTAGCGAGTGGAGCGCTGCAGACCGTCGTACGCGATCTCGACGACGAGTTCGGGACGGACGGTCACGACCCAGCCGTTGTCCTCGACGGCGAGTTCCTGGAGCCGTTCGGTCTGCCAGGCCAGCATCACGTCCGTCAGCCCTTTGAAGGTCTTGCCCAGCATGGCGAAGGAGCCGTCCGGATTGCGGGCACCCAGATGCAGGTTGGAGAGCTTGCCGGTGCGCCGCCCGTGACCCCACTCGGCGGCCAGCACGACCAGGTCCAGGGTGTGTACGGGTTTGACCTTCAGCCAGGAGGCACCGCGGCGGCCCGCGCTGTACGGGGCGTCGAGGGCCTTGAGTACGACGCCCTCGTGGCCGCGCTTCAGCGTGTCGGTGAGGAACTGTTCGGCGGCGGCCCGCGCCCGCTCGTCCGCCGGGTCCGCCACGAGGGTGCGGCGTACGCGCATCGGCTCGGGAACCAGACGGGCCAGCTCGGTGTGGCGCTCCGCGAACGGCAGGTCGAGCAGGTCTCGGCCGTCCACGGAGAGCGCGTCGAAGAAGACGGGGGAGACGGGGACGGCCTCGGCGGCCGTGGCGACGTCCACGCGGGAGCCAACGCGGCCAGCGATGTCCTGGAACGACCGCGGCCGCCCGCCCTCGTCGAACGCGATGACCTCACCGTCGAGGATGAAGTGCTCACCCTTCAACTCCCGTGCGGCGGAGGTGAGTTCGGGCAGCCGGTCCGTGATGTCGTCCAGTGTGCGGGTGTAGAGGCGTACGTCGTCGCCGTCGCGGTGGACCTGGACGCGGATGCCGTCCAGCTTCTCCTCGACCGCGCACGCGCCGAGCTTGTCGGTCGCCTCGGCGACCGACGAGGCGCTGTGCGCGAGCATCGGCTGGACGGGACGGCCGACGGTGAGCCGGAACTCGGTGAGAGCCCCCGGTCCGTCGGCGAGCAGCCGCTCGG contains:
- a CDS encoding cytochrome P450, with product MSEETTATPPVRHWPALDLTGVDFDPVLSELMREGPINRIQLPNGEGWAWLVTRYEDVRLVTNDPRFSRAEVIGREVTRLAPHFIPQASAMNFVDKPDHGRLRRAVNAAFTTRGIERLRDGAQKTLEGMVDEMLRDGPPADLIDRVLAPFPITVICELMGVPATDRHTLHTWTQAILSSSQGAKVSEQAKRDMEAYFAKLIAERRGATGEDVTSLLGAAVGRGDITEEEAMALAGPIQIGGEAVTNNTGQMLYVLLTRPALFDRLRDEPELRPQAIDELHRYIPHRNAVGLSRIATEDVVLRGVRISKGDPIYVSYLAANRDPEVFPDPDRIDFERGSNPHLAFGHGPHYCVGGMLARMEQELIVNTLLDRIPTLRLSVSEDEVPWRRGALIRGPEALPVTW
- a CDS encoding type III polyketide synthase, with amino-acid sequence MATLCRPAVSVPEYVITMEETLELARSRHPDHPQLPLALRLIENTGVRTRHIVRPIEETLKHPGFEERNKAYEAEAKARVPAVVQRALEEAGVLAADIDVIIYVSCTGFMMPSLTAWLINSMEFSSDTRQLPIAQLGCAAGGAAINRAHDFCTAYPEANALIVACEFCSLCYQPTDLGVGSLLCNGLFGDGIAAAVVRGRGGEGIRLERNGSYLIPKTEDWIMYDVRATGFHFLLDKRVPTTMEPLAPALKDLAGLHGWDASDLDFYIIHAGGPRILDDLSTFLQVAPEAFRFSRATLTEYGNIASAVVLDALRRLFDEGGSHHQARGLLAGFGPGITAEMALGRWHRSDEETA
- a CDS encoding transcriptional regulator yields the protein MTRTARELLESTTGKLAPDPHANRLLPLIARGAARRDTLAALALEQRHVIAADRRAFLHLAERSAAAGTTAGPECAAFFGMLAEGETLAQDRLGAYAAACGVDTAREAAYEPLADCQAYPAYVAWLALNGSPAEVVLALSANFAAWGGYCATIAESLRRHYGFDDEPCGFFDFFAEPAPELEQRALAAVQGGLDAGGLNESDVHHYGRLLQTYETKFWHALWELDQRIAP
- a CDS encoding DUF6213 family protein produces the protein MNREVTLPLIVDDRGTLQVSAADVSKLLRTMGGRWLHLVEAGQDGLDEDTVAALTIELAKLADRIDVACIAHSSGSASG
- a CDS encoding NADP-dependent succinic semialdehyde dehydrogenase, whose amino-acid sequence is MPIATVNPATGETLKTYDALGPEEIEHRLATAEAAFHTHRTTSLAERSTLMHRAADLLDEDAQDIARVMTTEMGKPVKQARAEAAKCAKAMRWYADHAEKLLADEEGDPADAQDSGASRVLVRYRPLGPVLAVMPWNFPLWQVIRFAAPALMAGNVGLLKHASNVPQTALYLEDLFRRAGYPEGCFQTLLIGSGAVEDVLRDPRIKAATLTGSEPAGRAVASVAGDEVKKTVLELGGSDPYVVMPSADVERAAQIAVTARVQNNGQSCIAAKRFIVHTDVFDAFAERFTAGMKALTVGDPLDETTDVGPLSTEQGRGDLEELVDDAVESGATVLCGGERPDGSGWYYPPTVLADITPEMRIHLEEAFGPVATLYRAADLDEALAIANDTPFGLSSNVWTRDETEIDRFVRDLEAGGVYVNGMTASHPSFPFGGVKRSGYGRELSGHGIREFCNITTVWHGA
- a CDS encoding NUDIX domain-containing protein, giving the protein MTATAKRSAGLLLFRRTDHGVEVLLGHMGGPFFSRRDAGAWTVPKGEYEPDEPAWDAARREFQEELGLPPPDGDPIPLGEVTQTNRKVVTVWAIEADLDVKTMIPGTFTMEWPPGSGRVQEFPELDRVEWLSPARARPLLVKAQTTFLDRLEGHTG
- a CDS encoding ATP-dependent DNA ligase, which codes for MLLHRLARVSQEVAATSARSRKTALLAELFRDAEADDVPIVIPYLAGRLPQGRLGIGWKILGTPVPPAEEPTLTVREVDARLTDLGKVSGAGSQAERARLVGELMGACTEPEQRFLLGLIGGEVRQGALDAVAVEGLAQATGAPSADVRRAVMLAGSLQTVAERLLADGPGALTEFRLTVGRPVQPMLAHSASSVAEATDKLGACAVEEKLDGIRVQVHRDGDDVRLYTRTLDDITDRLPELTSAARELKGEHFILDGEVIAFDEGGRPRSFQDIAGRVGSRVDVATAAEAVPVSPVFFDALSVDGRDLLDLPFAERHTELARLVPEPMRVRRTLVADPADERARAAAEQFLTDTLKRGHEGVVLKALDAPYSAGRRGASWLKVKPVHTLDLVVLAAEWGHGRRTGKLSNLHLGARNPDGSFAMLGKTFKGLTDVMLAWQTERLQELAVEDNGWVVTVRPELVVEIAYDGLQRSTRYPAGVTLRFARVVRYREDKTPAQADTVETLLATHPEVTP